The sequence AAAATAAATTAATTTCCTTAGATATAAGCAGAAATATAGTTTTAGCTAATTTTTACTGCAATACCAATCAGTTAAAGACATTAGATTTATCACATAATATTAATTTGATGTCATTCGGATGTTCTGAAAATCAAATAACAGATATAGATCTTTCGGCAAATCTTTATTTGTCGAATTTTTCTTGTAGTAATAATCCATTGAACAAGTTAGATCTAACACATAATATTTATTTGAGTTATTTAGTTTGTATGAATACGCCATTGACCAACTTGGATTTAAGCAAAAATATTGCTTTGAATAAAGCGTATTTAGACGAAAATAAACTGAACTCTCTTGATGTCTCAAAAAATATAAATTTAACGTACTTGAGCTGCTATAAAAATCAGCTGGTTAGATTAAATGTATCCAACGCTCCATTAAACGAATTGGTTTGTTATAGCAACAAGTTGGTTGCCCTTGATGTAAGCCAAAATCCATTATTGCTCAGTTTGACTTGTTCAAACAATCAGTTGGTTAGTTTGGATATTTCGCAAAACCCGAAAATATATGCGCTCTATTGCAACTCAAATTCACTTACGAGTTTGAATATTAGTAATGGAAACAATCAAAACCTGAATTTTCATGCCTATTTTAATCCCAACCTTAAATGTATTCAAACGGACAAAAATATAGTTCCTCATTTTAACTGGCGGAAAGATGGAATCGCTAATTATAGCTCAAATTGTAAATAAATAACTTATTAAGTAAGAAATTTACGAATTTTTTAGTTTTTGAATTAACACTTTGTCACAATAAATATATTATGAAAATTAAAAATATAGTAATACTAATTTTAATATTGCCTTTTTTTTCTTTTAAGTCATTTGCAAATAAGAGAGAAGGAAAAATAACGGCTGACCTTTCTCCAATTAAAAATTATTTTGATCATGTCGTAATAAAAATGACAGGCTATGCAGAATTTGGAGATTCTGTCGAGACAATTGATACCATAAAGGCTATAGGAGGGAAATTTGAGTATCATTTTTCTGTACCGGAAACAAGAATGACAACTATTGTGCTGTTAAAAAATAATGAAGAAATAACTGATCTTGCAGTCAAAGACGCAGCGCTTTCTGAGGAGTATGGCTATGATGGAGAGTTTTTAGTTGGAAACGAGGATATAAAACTCAGTTGTACCTATCCCGAGTGGCTTGGAATGCCTTATGTTCAAGTTTCCTCTATAGGTTTAAAAGAGCACAAGTTGTACAGTTGGTTGAATACACATGATTTAAATTATCACTATGTAAATAAAGATTTTATTAAAAAACATCCTGATAGTTACAGTGTATTGCAGGCCGTTTATTTTCAAAGAGGAAGTTTGCAAACGGATGATATCGCTAGCATGATCGAATTGTTTTCTGATGAATTGAAACATTCTGGAAGTTATGCTGCCATAAAAAAATACCTAAGTAAAATAAAAATGCTGCAAAAAGGTGAATTTGCAACAAGCTTTAATTGGTTTGATGTGAATGGGGTTGCACATGATTTTAAATCGGTTTTAAATGGCAAAAAATACGTGCTAGTTGTTTTCTGGTCAAGTGATTGCGAGTCGTGCAGGTATGAGGTCAAATTTGCAAAAAATATAGAACAGCGATATGGAGATAAAGTCAGCATCGTTTATTTAAGTATTGACACTGATTTTCAAAAATGGAAACAAGCAGTTGAAGAAGAAAAAATGACTTGGTATAATTTGTCAGGACTTCCAAACAGTAAAAAGACCGTCGCAGAAAATTATTATACTGATTACGCTCCAGAATTTCTATTACTTGACACCGAAGGAAAATCATTAATGCCGAATAGCTGCCATCTATTTTTTGAAATTGAAAGTTTCTTTAAAAACGAATTGAATCTTTCCAAATAGATATAGGAAATTAAAAACTGGAATTAATTGTTTTTTTGCCTGATTAAGCAGCAAGCAGTAATCGAAGATTGGAGCTATTGAAATGCTATTTAAATTAGTGTAGGTATGCTTAAATGTTTTTTAGGAGCTCTTCCCGCTATACGTTTCAATCTTTTGTGCCAAACCCCGACACAAAAGGATTTTCACTGCTATCGGGGCTAGGGTCGCTATGAAGTCCTGTTTCTTCTTTTGAG comes from Flavobacterium sp. KACC 22761 and encodes:
- a CDS encoding thioredoxin family protein; translated protein: MKIKNIVILILILPFFSFKSFANKREGKITADLSPIKNYFDHVVIKMTGYAEFGDSVETIDTIKAIGGKFEYHFSVPETRMTTIVLLKNNEEITDLAVKDAALSEEYGYDGEFLVGNEDIKLSCTYPEWLGMPYVQVSSIGLKEHKLYSWLNTHDLNYHYVNKDFIKKHPDSYSVLQAVYFQRGSLQTDDIASMIELFSDELKHSGSYAAIKKYLSKIKMLQKGEFATSFNWFDVNGVAHDFKSVLNGKKYVLVVFWSSDCESCRYEVKFAKNIEQRYGDKVSIVYLSIDTDFQKWKQAVEEEKMTWYNLSGLPNSKKTVAENYYTDYAPEFLLLDTEGKSLMPNSCHLFFEIESFFKNELNLSK